The Mucilaginibacter mallensis genome has a segment encoding these proteins:
- a CDS encoding DUF4294 domain-containing protein has product MKFIGILILFCCAVGVVKAQTPKPAPTKLGKNDTIRTYMTVLDGEYVPWIVTEQVNIRDVRVFKSQADRDAYNRLVYNVHKVIPYAHFAGQRYRQLQRDLALTADKHKQKQLITTCNDQIKDLFKKEIENLTISQGEVLIKLIDRETGNTSYELVTQLKGGLDAFMLQSVAKIFGHNLKETYDPDEERDIETILQQAGYDSVKN; this is encoded by the coding sequence ATGAAATTTATTGGTATCCTTATTCTGTTTTGCTGTGCGGTTGGAGTTGTTAAGGCCCAAACGCCAAAACCTGCACCAACTAAATTAGGCAAAAATGATACCATAAGAACATACATGACTGTTCTTGATGGTGAATATGTGCCCTGGATAGTTACCGAGCAGGTTAATATTCGTGATGTGCGTGTGTTTAAAAGCCAGGCTGACAGGGATGCTTATAACCGATTGGTATATAATGTACATAAAGTAATACCATACGCACACTTCGCGGGCCAGAGATACAGGCAGTTACAACGTGACCTGGCGCTTACGGCCGATAAACACAAACAAAAGCAGCTCATAACTACTTGTAATGATCAGATAAAAGATTTATTTAAGAAAGAGATAGAGAACCTGACAATAAGTCAGGGTGAGGTTTTAATTAAGCTGATTGACAGGGAAACCGGCAATACCAGCTATGAGTTAGTTACACAATTAAAAGGCGGATTGGATGCTTTTATGCTGCAATCAGTAGCCAAAATATTTGGTCATAACCTGAAAGAAACGTACGACCCGGACGAAGAACGGGACATCGAAACAATTCTTCAGCAAGCGGGTTATGATTCTGTTAAAAATTAA
- the lat gene encoding L-lysine 6-transaminase, which yields MYNLLVSPENVRASLQKHVLADGFDLTFDMEKSKGVYIYDAKYKRTLLDFFTCFASVPLGYNHPKMVNDEEFKKNLMLAALTNPSNSDIYTTQYAQFVDTFDRVGIPDYLPHAFFIAGGSLAIENALKVAMDWKVQKNFAKGYTKEKGFKVIHFEHAFHGRSGYTLSLTNTQPNKTKWFAKFDWPRVSFPYIKFPYSDTNHEDLLKREELSIAQIKQAFEDNKDDICAIIVEPVQSEGGDNHARKEFMEKLRILADENEAMLIYDEIQTGVGLTGKFWCHEHFGEKARPDIIAFGKKMQVCGILASRRVDEIEDNVFNVSSRINSTWGGSLVDMVRASKIMDIIEEDNLCDNAAQMGEYLQSQLLDIASRNSIITNVRGKGLLAAFDFPDKTTRDKFINVGMDNNVMYLGCGNNSIRFRPALIINKSHIDEGLTILEKISGKL from the coding sequence ATGTATAACCTCCTAGTTTCACCAGAAAATGTACGGGCTTCGTTACAAAAGCATGTACTGGCCGATGGCTTCGACCTCACTTTTGATATGGAAAAAAGTAAGGGCGTTTATATTTACGATGCTAAGTATAAAAGAACCCTGCTCGACTTTTTTACCTGCTTCGCTTCTGTGCCCCTAGGGTATAATCACCCTAAAATGGTGAACGACGAGGAGTTCAAAAAGAACCTGATGTTAGCGGCCCTGACCAACCCATCAAATTCCGATATCTACACCACGCAATATGCGCAATTTGTAGACACTTTCGACCGTGTGGGTATTCCTGATTACCTGCCGCATGCTTTCTTTATTGCAGGGGGTTCGCTGGCCATTGAGAACGCCTTAAAGGTGGCAATGGACTGGAAGGTACAGAAGAACTTCGCGAAAGGTTATACCAAGGAAAAAGGATTTAAAGTGATCCACTTTGAGCATGCTTTTCATGGCCGCTCGGGGTATACATTAAGCTTAACCAATACCCAGCCCAACAAAACCAAATGGTTTGCCAAATTCGATTGGCCGCGGGTATCATTCCCCTATATTAAATTCCCTTATTCTGATACAAATCACGAAGATCTGTTAAAGAGAGAAGAGTTATCCATCGCCCAAATAAAACAGGCCTTTGAGGATAATAAGGATGATATTTGCGCCATTATAGTTGAGCCCGTACAATCAGAAGGTGGTGATAACCATGCCCGCAAGGAGTTTATGGAAAAACTGCGCATATTGGCCGATGAAAATGAAGCCATGCTGATATATGACGAAATACAAACCGGTGTTGGCTTAACCGGCAAATTCTGGTGCCACGAGCATTTTGGCGAAAAAGCCAGACCTGATATCATCGCCTTTGGCAAAAAAATGCAGGTTTGTGGCATTCTGGCGAGCAGAAGAGTGGATGAGATTGAGGATAACGTTTTCAATGTATCATCGCGCATTAATTCAACATGGGGTGGTAGTTTGGTTGATATGGTACGCGCATCCAAAATTATGGATATTATTGAGGAGGATAACCTGTGTGATAACGCCGCGCAAATGGGTGAATATTTACAAAGCCAGCTGCTTGATATTGCAAGCCGCAACTCCATCATAACCAATGTACGCGGCAAAGGACTGTTGGCAGCTTTTGACTTTCCGGATAAAACCACCCGCGATAAGTTTATTAACGTAGGTATGGATAATAACGTAATGTATTTAGGCTGTGGAAATAATAGTATCCGCTTTAGGCCGGCACTTATTATTAATAAGAGCCATATTGATGAAGGGCTCACTATTCTTGAAAAAATAAGCGGTAAATTATAA
- a CDS encoding 1-aminocyclopropane-1-carboxylate deaminase/D-cysteine desulfhydrase translates to MNIELEIFSPVHQLKNELFDKQDLKVFIKRDDLIHPLISGNKWRKLKYILKKASDQNKTHLVTFGGAYSNHLLATAAAAAKFGFKATGIVRGEEVENDTLFLCKLHGMQLIFVERESYRDKPSLFNKYFADDDEAIFIDEGGASAEGANGCAELVDELTEIYDHIFCACGTGTTAAGIINGLQKHQLNTEFHAIPVFKNGGFIKDEIDRFLITPADYQLHTDYHFEGYAKTNTELINFIKTFVADTGILIEPVYTGKMLYALYDLAAKNYFKPGSKILAIHTGGLMGLLGMKEKF, encoded by the coding sequence ATGAATATTGAACTTGAAATTTTCAGTCCCGTTCATCAGCTAAAAAATGAATTGTTTGACAAACAAGATCTAAAGGTTTTTATTAAGCGTGATGATCTCATCCACCCCCTGATTTCAGGCAATAAATGGCGCAAGCTAAAATATATCCTCAAAAAAGCATCCGACCAAAATAAAACCCACCTGGTAACCTTTGGCGGGGCCTACTCAAATCATTTACTGGCAACAGCGGCAGCTGCTGCAAAATTTGGTTTTAAAGCGACAGGCATTGTGCGCGGCGAAGAAGTTGAAAACGACACCTTGTTTTTATGCAAGCTGCATGGCATGCAATTAATTTTTGTTGAGCGGGAAAGCTACCGTGATAAACCTTCCCTGTTTAATAAATATTTTGCCGATGATGACGAAGCAATATTCATAGATGAAGGCGGCGCATCAGCCGAAGGCGCCAATGGCTGCGCCGAACTGGTTGATGAACTTACCGAAATTTACGATCATATCTTTTGCGCTTGCGGAACAGGTACAACCGCAGCGGGCATTATCAACGGCTTGCAAAAGCATCAGTTGAATACTGAATTTCATGCCATACCTGTGTTTAAAAATGGCGGTTTTATTAAGGATGAGATCGACAGATTCCTAATTACCCCAGCAGATTATCAATTACATACTGATTATCACTTCGAAGGCTATGCCAAAACTAATACCGAGCTAATCAATTTTATTAAAACTTTCGTGGCTGATACAGGGATATTGATCGAACCTGTTTATACGGGTAAGATGCTGTATGCCTTGTATGACCTGGCTGCTAAGAATTACTTTAAACCGGGGAGTAAGATTTTGGCAATACATACAGGTGGATTGATGGGGTTACTAGGGATGAAAGAGAAATTTTAA
- the bshB1 gene encoding bacillithiol biosynthesis deacetylase BshB1, which translates to MTKLDILVLPVHPDDAELGCGGTILKHIALGKKVGIVDLTRGELGTRGSAEIRAQEAAAAAEILGLTLRDNLELPDGFFENTKEYQLKVIEVIRKYQPDIIITNAHYDRHPDHGRASDLVETSTFLSGLRKIETYFEGELQQAWRPHLLLHFIQDQYIQPNVVIDVTDYWDKKIDSVMAYGSQFYNPEWKGEPQTYISSPEFIKIIDGRGLEFGKSIQVKYAEGFTSKKIFGVDSLFDLR; encoded by the coding sequence ATGACTAAATTAGATATACTGGTTTTACCCGTACACCCGGATGATGCCGAACTTGGCTGCGGCGGTACTATTTTAAAACATATAGCCTTAGGTAAAAAAGTTGGTATTGTTGACCTTACCAGGGGAGAACTGGGCACCAGGGGATCAGCTGAGATACGGGCGCAGGAAGCCGCGGCAGCAGCCGAGATTTTAGGGCTTACACTGCGGGATAATCTTGAATTACCGGATGGCTTTTTTGAAAATACCAAGGAATATCAGTTAAAGGTAATTGAAGTGATCCGCAAATATCAGCCGGATATTATAATAACCAATGCGCATTATGACCGCCACCCAGATCATGGGCGTGCAAGCGACCTGGTTGAAACCTCGACTTTTTTATCGGGCCTCAGGAAAATAGAAACTTATTTTGAGGGTGAACTGCAGCAAGCATGGCGACCTCATTTATTACTGCATTTTATTCAGGATCAATACATTCAGCCTAATGTAGTAATAGATGTTACCGATTATTGGGATAAAAAGATTGATAGTGTAATGGCTTATGGATCGCAGTTTTATAATCCCGAATGGAAAGGAGAGCCTCAAACCTATATTTCATCGCCTGAGTTTATTAAGATAATAGATGGCAGGGGACTGGAGTTTGGCAAAAGCATCCAGGTGAAATATGCTGAAGGCTTTACATCAAAGAAGATTTTTGGAGTAGATAGTTTGTTTGATCTGCGTTAA
- a CDS encoding glutathione peroxidase, with product MDSKSIYQFDVQKLDGEEISLEGYKDKVLLIVNTASQCGFTPQLKDLAALKNAFTGRDFEILAFPSNDFGGQEPLDGEAIGAFCESYGSNFPVFDKIRVRGPYAHPLYKFFADKKQNGKLNSVPRWNFHKFLIDKTGLITDFYFPFTKPTSSKIRKKIERLLTAKT from the coding sequence ATGGATAGCAAAAGCATCTATCAGTTTGATGTTCAAAAATTAGACGGTGAAGAGATAAGCCTGGAGGGATATAAGGATAAAGTGCTATTAATAGTTAACACCGCTTCCCAATGCGGTTTTACGCCCCAGCTAAAAGACCTCGCAGCATTAAAAAACGCATTTACAGGCCGTGACTTTGAGATACTTGCATTCCCATCAAATGACTTTGGCGGGCAGGAACCTTTGGACGGTGAGGCAATAGGCGCTTTTTGTGAGAGCTATGGTTCAAACTTCCCTGTTTTTGATAAGATAAGGGTTAGAGGCCCGTATGCGCACCCTTTATACAAGTTTTTTGCCGATAAAAAGCAAAATGGCAAGCTCAACTCTGTACCCCGTTGGAACTTCCACAAGTTTTTGATTGATAAAACAGGCTTAATAACTGATTTTTATTTTCCGTTCACTAAACCTACATCATCAAAGATCAGGAAAAAGATAGAGCGTTTGCTTACCGCAAAAACGTAA